The following DNA comes from Allobranchiibius huperziae.
ACAACGTTGCCGTCGGCCTGGCGACACCGAGGCTCTACGCGATGCTCGGCACCTCGGCGCTGCTGGACGTCAACGCTCCGAGCTCGGCGGGGGTCTACTACGAGTCCCCCTCTTACGGCGAGGAACTCGTCGTCCTCGACGGCAAGCCGCAGAATCTGGTCACCAAGGCGGGCTGGGATCCGGTCACCGGGGTCGGAGAGCCGAACGGGATGAGCTTCATCGCCGCGTTCCGCTGAATGGGAGATCTTCTCGGATGGGTTAGGAGCGACGCCCACCGCGAGCCCACTTCCGTGGTTATTGTGTGACTCGCGCAGCCGCGAGTGAGGGGTAGGGGTCGGGTAGGCCTTAGGTGTTCGGCCGCACGAGCTCGCTGCTTTCCGTCATAACAGTCCCGATTAGGAGAAGTGACAGGCAAATGAAACGTCGCAGTCTGGCCGCGGTCACCGCAGTCCTCACGACAGCCTCCGTGGTGCCCGCCGCGGCAGCTCTGGCCGCCACACCCAACGGAGCGAAGACCACGCTCTCCAACTCCTCGGTTTCGACCAGCGGACTTCGCCTCGGCGCGAACGCCCCTGGTGCGACCCCGATGTCACTGACCTTGCAGCTGCCGCAGCGCAACGCGGCCCTGATGGCACGGATGACCGCCGCCGGCGCCGTGGTCAGCACCGCTCGTTATCGCGCGCTCTTCGCACCCACCGCGGCGCAGCTCGCACACGTCACGTCGTTCGCCAAGTCGCATGGCATGGTCGTGGACCAGGTCGATGCCGCAGGCGGCCAGGTCATGGTCCACACCACCGCTTCGCACGTGAGCAGTGCCTTCGGCGTCACCGTCCGTCGGGCCAGCGCCCACGGCGTGTCCGGGGTCGCCGCGATCGGTACGCCGGTCGTCGACCGGTCGATCGGTCTGAGCGGCGTCGCCGGTCTGAGCACCCTGCGCATGGCGAAGGTCGACAACGCCCACCTGGCCGGGTCGTCGCGGAAGACCATCAACCGCACTCCCAGCAGCAAGGTGTCGGGCGGCCCCCGCGGGCGCATCTCGGCGACCGCCACCGATGGCAGCACCGACTGCGCCACGCACTGGGGCGACCACCTGCAGCCGTCGGCGCAGGTCTACGCCAAGGAGTCCAACCTCATCTGTGGTTACGTGCCGCAGGACCTGGCCAAGATCCAGGGCATGACGACCGCCGTGCAGACGAATGCTCCGTCCATCGGGCTGCTGCTCTGGGGCAACGACCCCAACATGCTGTCGGAGACCAACACCTACATGGCAGCGGCCAAGTACCCGGCGCTGAAGAGTTACACCGCATACCCGGCAGCGACCAATGCGCAGATCCTGGCCACCCAGCCCGGGTGCGACCCGTACGGCGCCGGATCCGAGCAGTCGATCGACGTGCAGTCCTCGCACTCGGTGTCGCCGAACTCGCCCATCTACTACTACGGCGCCAAGAGCTGCCAGGACGCGGACCTCACCTCCGAGCTGTCGAAGATGGTCAACGACCACAAGGTCTCCACGATCTCGATGTCGTTCGGTGAGGCCTACGACCAGGGTCTGACCGCCGCCGACAAGGCCGCCTGGGACCGTCCGCTGCAGCAGGCCAACCTGACCGGCATCAGCACCTTCGCCTCCAGTGGTGACAGCGGCGACAACTCCGACGCTGCCGGCAACGACCTCGGTGCGGGCGGCAACCCGGACAACAAGCCGCACATCGGCTACCCGGCCTCCAGCACCTACACCACTGCGGTCGGTGGTTCATCGGTCGGCCTGTCCGCTGCCGGTTCGCTGGTCGCCGACGTCGGCTGGGAGGACGCCTACTACCAGCAGAAGAGCCTGAGCTCGACGGCCAAGACCCGTATCAACTTCCCGGTCGACGGTGCCGGTGGCGGCGTCAGCCAGGTCTCGACGATCCCGACGTGGCAGAAGGGCAAGGTCACGACCTCCACCACGATGCGTGCCGTGCCCGACGTCGCCGGGCTCGCCAACCCGTACACCGGCTTCACGGTGCGCGACACGGCGTACCCGGAGTCGAACGGTGTCCCCACGGGCCCCGGCGTCCAGGAGTACGACACCTACGGAGGCACCAGCCTGGCCTCGCCGATGGTGGCTGCGACGGTCGCACTCGCCAAGGCCTACAACAAGGTCTCGATCGGCAACGCCGCGCCGCGGCTGTACGCCCTGCTCGGCACGTCGGCACTGCGGGACCTGAACGGCGTCAACACCACCGGCGCCTTCCTCCCCAGCACCAAGTACCCGGCAGGCGTGATCATCAGCCTGGACGGTCACCCGATCAACTCTCTCGGTCGCCAGGAGAACCTGGTGACGGCCAAGGGTTGGGACAATGTCACCGGCGTCGGTGAGTTGAACGGCCTGAACTTCATCAAGGCCTTCAAGTGACCCACTGATCCATCTGGGAGGGGCCCGCGAGTAACTACTCGCGGGCCCTTTCCGCGTCCCCACCCAACCCGGCGGCGGCGCGGATCGTCGTAGTGAATGAGGGCGGCCGGCGATGACCGGCAGGTCACGGGTGGGCCGTCCACGAAGGAGCTTCATGAATTCGTTCCGCGCACTGCCCTGCGCAGCTGCCATCGCCCTGACCGCCGGCGTCCTCGCGGGGTGCGGATCCGCGAACGCACCGGGCGGCTCCACGACGACCACATCCTCGTCGGCACCATCCTCGACATCGTCGAATGCGACATCCTCGCCCACGGCCGGCGGATCACCGACGGCCAAGGACGTCACCCTCACCGGCACGGTCAGCGGCGACCGCCTGCCGTGCGTGCGGCTGCACACGACCGACGGGCACCAGTACGTGATCACAGGTGCTGTGCCGGGGAAGCTCTACACCGTGGCGCACTCGGGTGGATCCCGCACCTCGATCACCGCGCAGCCCTCGCCCCCGCAGACAGCGACGGTCACGGTTGTCGGCCACACCGCATCGGGGCTGATGAACACGTGCGGGGGCACCACGTTCGTGGTGAGTTCGGCGACCATCCACTCGATCACCACCGGTTGAGCGCGATGACAACGCCGACGACCCGCGCGATCGCACTGGGCGCGTTCGGCGTCGTCCTGCTGGCCGGCTGCGGCTCGGCGTCCGTGGGAAGCTCCTCCACATCGGGCGTTCCGACCTCGAACGCACCGACCTCGGGTGCCGCCACGTCGCCCGCCCGCCCGAGCACCCCGCGGTCCTCACCGCGCGACAGTTCGCCCGGCGACGTCACGTTGCGGGGCACCGTCAGCGGCGACGGTCTGACCTGCGTGGGATTCAGGACGACGGACGGCAAGAGGTACGCGCTCGCCGGGCCGGGGCTGCCGGCCAAGCTGGTCTCGGTCGCGCACTCCTTCGGCCGTCGTACATCGCTCAGCTCCGCACCCGGCGCCGAGCAGATCGCCACGGTGACGATCGTCGGTCATCCGGTCGAGGGTGCGATGAGCACCTGCAGCGCGACCGTCTTCTCCGTGACCTCGGCGCAGATCGACTCTGTCAGGACCAAGTGACGACACCGGATCCCCGGAGGTTCGGCGGTTAGGATTCCCAGCGTCGCGGGCTCCCGCGACCGCGGCGTGATGAGGGGCAGATGGCAGGCAGGTTCGGTCGTGACAGCGGGGCGGCCCAGCGCATGGGTGTGCGCGTCGCAGGGGTGCTCGCAGGATTCGTGGTGCTCGCACTCGTCGTGCTCGGGGTGCACGCTCTGCGGGGCGGCTCCGGACCGGATGCCGCGACGTCCACGCCACCTTCCTCCGGCTCGTCGTCGGGTTCGGGCGGATCCAGCTCCGGTACTACCTCGTCCGCCGTGGTGCCGGTGCCGCCGGTCAGCGCCGCGCAACTGGCCGCGCTGCCGCAATCCACCACCTTCACCACCGTGCACGGACTGCCGAGCTCATCGGGCGCAACCAGCGACGGGAACGTCGTCCGGATCGCGCACGCTCAGGCGGGCTTCGATGCTCCCGGTGGCAGCCCGAAGGTCGTCATACCGGCAACGCAGCTCGGTCTGGACACCTGGCTGCCGATCGTCGACCGCCGGTCGGGGTGGTACCAGGTGCGGCTGCCGTCGCGCCCGAACGGTTCACTCGCGTGGATCCCGGCGGCCGGCATGCGGACGGCGCAGACCGACTGGCGGGTGCACATCTCGTTGGCCGCAGGACGGATGACCGTCATGAAGGGCACGTCGCAGATGGGGGAGTGGACCGTCGGCCACGGGAAGGACGCGACCCCGACGCCCGTGGGACAGACGTTCCTGCTGGCCGGATTCGTGGATCCGAGCGAGACCTTCTCGCCGGTCATCTATGCGTTGGGCGCGCATTCGGACTCGTTGGACACCTTCGGAGGAGGTCCGGGGACCGTCGCCGTACACGGGTGGCCGACAGCGGCGGGTCGAATCGGGAAAATCTCTCACGGTTGTGTCCGCGTTCCAGCCGCTGCGCTCTCAATGTTCGCTAAGTTGCCTACGGGGACACCCGTGGACATCACTGCCTCCTAACACTCAGAAGCACTTTCAGCACCGAGAAGGGAAACTCGATGAAGCGCAATACCGCGCTCTTTGGAGCCTCAGCTGCCGTGGGCATCACGGCCGCAGCCGGTCTCATCATCACCAGCGCGACCAGTTCCGCCGCGACCGCGACCGTTTACGGCGTGGCGTACGCGACCGACACCGCCTCGCACGGCTTCGCATTCGGCAACATCGCTGATCCTGACGGGCAGTTCGTCGCCTCCGCGAAGGAGCAGGACGGCGTCTCGGTCGTCGCGTATTCGATGCCGTTGCTCAATACC
Coding sequences within:
- a CDS encoding L,D-transpeptidase, whose translation is MAGRFGRDSGAAQRMGVRVAGVLAGFVVLALVVLGVHALRGGSGPDAATSTPPSSGSSSGSGGSSSGTTSSAVVPVPPVSAAQLAALPQSTTFTTVHGLPSSSGATSDGNVVRIAHAQAGFDAPGGSPKVVIPATQLGLDTWLPIVDRRSGWYQVRLPSRPNGSLAWIPAAGMRTAQTDWRVHISLAAGRMTVMKGTSQMGEWTVGHGKDATPTPVGQTFLLAGFVDPSETFSPVIYALGAHSDSLDTFGGGPGTVAVHGWPTAAGRIGKISHGCVRVPAAALSMFAKLPTGTPVDITAS
- a CDS encoding S53 family peptidase, whose product is MKRRSLAAVTAVLTTASVVPAAAALAATPNGAKTTLSNSSVSTSGLRLGANAPGATPMSLTLQLPQRNAALMARMTAAGAVVSTARYRALFAPTAAQLAHVTSFAKSHGMVVDQVDAAGGQVMVHTTASHVSSAFGVTVRRASAHGVSGVAAIGTPVVDRSIGLSGVAGLSTLRMAKVDNAHLAGSSRKTINRTPSSKVSGGPRGRISATATDGSTDCATHWGDHLQPSAQVYAKESNLICGYVPQDLAKIQGMTTAVQTNAPSIGLLLWGNDPNMLSETNTYMAAAKYPALKSYTAYPAATNAQILATQPGCDPYGAGSEQSIDVQSSHSVSPNSPIYYYGAKSCQDADLTSELSKMVNDHKVSTISMSFGEAYDQGLTAADKAAWDRPLQQANLTGISTFASSGDSGDNSDAAGNDLGAGGNPDNKPHIGYPASSTYTTAVGGSSVGLSAAGSLVADVGWEDAYYQQKSLSSTAKTRINFPVDGAGGGVSQVSTIPTWQKGKVTTSTTMRAVPDVAGLANPYTGFTVRDTAYPESNGVPTGPGVQEYDTYGGTSLASPMVAATVALAKAYNKVSIGNAAPRLYALLGTSALRDLNGVNTTGAFLPSTKYPAGVIISLDGHPINSLGRQENLVTAKGWDNVTGVGELNGLNFIKAFK